TATCAGGCtacaatataacaaaatttTGGAGGTGGTCTGAATACTATTCATTTGTCTTTTGATCTGATACAGTGCTCAGGATCTGGTCTTCATACTTGTAATAATACCAAAAACTGATACCACACAATGTGGTGTACGTACAACATTCATTGTGCATACATTGATACAGGAagacacagcagcagcagagcaCAAATGTTCAGTGTTTGGATTTAATTGAAGATTAATGAGACATACCAAAGCATAGAAGGCTGCAAACTGCCAAAAGTAACCTGATTAATGATGGCATTCCTAGTTGTTGTTGATTATGTTACAAATGATGCAGGAAAAAAACGAATTACATAAATGATAatactaattaataaataaattacagcatACTTCTATCTTAGAGAAATAATTGACTTTTAAAGCAattggttttttatttttgtgttgtgtttaattaattttttcagTTGCTTTACATTCTAATGTGAAAGAAAGCCAGTATAGAAAGTGACTTCTTTAAAGCTGAATatatgattaaaatgtaattttgccatttttttcatGGAGACTTTGAGTATGTAAACccttatttcattttaacacaCTTGTTCTATTCTTTGTCTtctactgattttattttaataaaccgTTGCTTTTACTGTTGTTTAACTTAAAGGCACTGAATTGACACGATAACCTGTAACATGGctttatacaatattatataaagaaTGTGATGCATGAAATACCATTTGACCAGAATTAAACCTGGAATACAGCATTTAGAGGTTCAGCTATTTTCTACAGTTGCATTGTGTTTTGTCATCAACTCTACAAAGTTTGGTGACCAGACTATGCACAACTAATAATAGGCTTTAtggtttgtcattttaaaaatgttgaatgAAATCCTTTTGATAGAAAGCTTTAGCTATCctagacagtttttttttcttcaaatcataatttctttttaatccaATTACCCCTTATAATCTTATAATCTCTCTTTCACAGGTTCCTCTGCAGCTATTAGAAATTGTGGAATGTCGGGACATGTTCCAGCTTCATATCACATGCAAGGATTGCAAGGTCATAAGGTCAGGGAGTACATTAGCTGTTTGCAATATTGGAGGTGAAATTAAACAATGAATTTGCTCTCCAAGTGcagactttcagctttaatttgaggctATGAACATCCAAGTGGGTTAAATAATTTAGTGTTCTATATGTCTATATGTTTTCACTCCTTTTAAGGCACCAAAAATAATTGGACAAactaaaataatcataaataatattgtcatttttaaagactttttaagtaatttttaaGGCGAATGACTGTCTGAAGTCTGTAACACATAGACATCATCACATGCACAGTTTCTTACATAGTGGTGCTCTGCCAGGCCTCAACTGCAATCTATCTTGAGTTTGAGGTTCTTGGGCTATTTGACTTCATCAAGAGAAATGCCACTCTGTTGGAATCAGGTCCGGTGAATTGGCCATTGCAGTTCTGCAGAACATTCCACTTCTCTGTCTTAAAAAATGTCTTAGGGTCAAGTACACTTTGGGTCAATGTCCATCTGCAGTGTGAAGTCATGCTCAATGGGTACTGAATCATTTGCTTTAGCCACACAACAGATGTGCAAACAAGAATATCTTACAATAACCTATAGGTCTAATTACATAACGTATAATTGTAGGACACCTAGCAGTCCTTGGTATCCACAAACCTTTTGAGGTCTGGCTTGTAATTCATTTGTGGATACTTGAAGTAATTCTTTCACGTGTCAGTTGGAGTAATGCTTTGATTTCCCTTGCTCAGAAAAACTGGAAAGCACATCACCTTTTGTAAGCCAACCCACAGTACAGTGAAGAAAGATTAGATGAAAGATCTTCATCAAGTTCAGATTAGATTTTTGAATGGTGTGAGattgagagcatgtgtgtgtttaaaatgaacaattttgAGGTTTCATAATGTGGTCCAAGTGCAGCCAAATGTTCTTCATGGGTAATACAgagaaataacaaaagaaactCTCAGTTTTACACTGATACCAACATGGCTGTCACACCGGCAATGTCTATTGCACGTATGTCTATCTGCTCTTTCTTTTATCCTCTCTGCTAATCAGTTTTCTTCTATGCTTCCAacttggaatatttccaaaattctcCAAATGaagttcccatggaaagtttctggaaatttaccggaaatttTCTGTCCCTTAGCAACCCTAATAATTACAGATTATCTTTGTCAACAACATTCATCAGTGTTACTTTAAGATCAATGCAAACTCTCCATCACTGTACATCTTTTTAGATGAGCAATGAGCAATGTTCCATGCCAGCTGATATGATGCTAATGTGACTGTCCCTTAATGGCTGTTAAATTGATTGAAAAAGCTGAGGTTGGTTCTCTGACTGACATTTCATTGTGTTTACATTGTACTTGCGAAGTTCACTGCCTTTTGGGAAATTCCCGACCCACATGGAATGAGGTGAACTGGTGATCAATATTTGAAGATTTAAAATGCGACAGTAAAGTCTGGCATATTGAGCAGACTGGTTTCTATTTCCTTTTAACAAAGGATATAAATTAcataattagattaaaaaaattaatttctgtACTCATCATAATTACACTTAGCTGCAATCCCATGACTCTGCCATGATTATTCACACTTATTAACTTCATTATTCAACCAGCCTAAGCTTACTGTGGATGGTATAACTTAGAAGTCAtgaaaatggcatttttttaacTGCTTTAGGACAATTGCTGTGATGGCATTAGGAGTGCAATTGCCACAGTTCAGCATTCAAGTCCCCATCAGTGAATAGTTGATAATTTACaataaattttcatttatttcatttatcctTTATGTAACCATATTTCCTGGTTAAACAaattgcactttttgaccataCGGTATAGTACACAGTTATGTATAAAAGGGAACCCAGATGAGGTTTATTTCAAAATTAGTTTTTTGGAATGTGAAAAAGGCAGCATTATGAATATGGTAGgcatctaaataaaaaataatttcaacaaATAACACCTGACTATACACACTAATTATTTGAGTAGATCAGTTTTTTTGTATATAGCTTTTTTCATTCAATGTGTGAATTGAGCATTATGTTTGACTACAGGTGTAAGTTCTCCACATTTGAACAGTGTCAGAAGTGGTTAAAGAGGCTTTCCTTAGTGACACAGCCTCCCTCTCACCTGGAGGAGCTTTTCTCTTTTGCTTTCCACGCCTGGTGTATGGACTCTTACAGCAGTGAGAAGGAGCAGCCTTGCAGGCCGGGTACTGTCCCCAGCTCCCAGTTTTCATCACCTTGCTTTACTGTAGTATATTTGTAATTTACAAAATTCATATACATGAAACAAAGATGAATTATTAAGATTACACTGTATGTTCTTATTatcacaaaacaaataataattgcCTGATTTACTTGATCCAATGTGTCACTTGTATCTGCTGATATGTTGCAGCTAGTAtcagtgaaaaacagaaaaatattagattgagtttagaaaaaaaaaagaatcccaTGGTACCTTTCATATTTTTAAGATGCTGTTCCCTAGCATTTAcatattttgttttgaattgCATCTTTGCCCTTTCCTTCTGCTATATACTTTTGTCACTGGTTAAattgcttttctcttcactaggAGATCATGTTATCTTTCAGTTTCACAGTGAAGTCAAACGAATGGGCTTTGACACTCAGAATGTGTGGAGGATATCAGAGATCAATGATAATTACAAGTGAGTTGTTCATTCTCAGAAATTTGATGTGATTCCTCACATCTGATACTCTGCCCATCCCATTTCACACAACCTTAGTAAGGTTTTAACGATCACCATGTGTATTGCTTTCTATTATGTTATTAATATTGGATTTCTTCTTATGGCACAGAAACATTGTTGTATTTAAGTATGGATGAAGCATTGTACTTCAGGGCAGAGTTACTGCAGATGTCATTCAGCACAATTTTAATTTCTGGTAACAGTGTTTTCTGTCTGATGCTACCAGACTGTGTTCCAGTTACCCGCAGCTAGTTGTTGTACCAGCCTGGATCACTGATAAAGAGCTGGAGAATGTGGCAGCCTTTCGCTCCTGGAAAAGGTTTCCAGCTGTGGTCTACAGGTTGGTCTACACTTCAGCATTGTCTCCCACTTAATGTCACCCTCATTGAACATGTGAatatgtacatgtgtacataAAGTCATACAAATCCAATGGGTATTTCTCACTGAAGTTTCCATACATCTCTAAAATGTCCTCAGCTACACTGTTGTGAGGTCTCAAATATTTTGGTGTGATATTTGCACAACCTGCAGGCACCAGAGTACAGGAACAGTGATAGCCCGCTGCAGCCAGCCAGAGGTGAGCTGGTGGGGCTGGAGGAATGCAGATGATGAGCACCTGATACAATCTATTGCCAGAGCATGTTTCATGGACAGCAGCTCAACCAAAACATTCAGAAATCGCTCATACTTCTATGACTACCAAAATGAGCCTGGTCTCTCAGATGTTGAATTTAGTAAGTTTCACAGCATTTCTATTTCAGTGCAAGCAAATACCTTGCTGCCtgaaattattttcccataCTCCATTTTTGTGCTTTAGACTCCTCCATGACAAACGGTTCAGAGGTGGATTCCTTGGCCATCCAACCTCATAAGCTCCTGATTTTGGATGCCAGGTCTTATGCTGCTGCAGTGGCCAACAGAGCCAAAGGAGGAGGCTGTGAGTGTCCAGGTAAAAATAAAGCCTCTGTTCAGGATTTTACCTAATATAGCATATGCAATATGCAGAAACCCAGCAATGCTTAATGCTGCATGTATGTGTTGATGCTGCACGAGTGGGCATGataaattcatgtttttttcctcctggcAAGTGGAAGCAGAAGTATATTTTCCCAGTCCTGTTCTTTGGCTCCTCGAAACCTAATTGCTTACTGCTTTATGTTCTTGTCATCCTTTAGAATACTACCCTAACTGTGAAGTGCTCTTCATGGGCATGGCTAACATCCATACCATTCGCAAGAGTTTCCAGTCTCTGCGATTCCTTTGTGCTCAGATGCCTGACCCAGCCAAGTAAGTCTTTCTGTTTCCAAACTTGGGATGATCTCGTAGAATTTTTAGATTGTGCAGCTATGATATTTGCTGTTTGTGATGGAAGCTTAAGATAAGATATCCAAACCATAATCTTAATCATTTGTatgtaacattattaaacagTTGTAATTTTTGTATGTTCATTTGCTTGTTCAGTAGTTTGTTTACTATTAAAGAATAGCTGccattgtaatttttttgtatttgatataataacacttaaaaggttttttttaaccatcaGTACTGCCACTTCTTtcagtttgtttaattattgtttttattatagtcACATCATGTTTCATTTTCCCTACAAACACATTTTTCCTCTGTTTCCCATTGCTTCATCAGGTTTCCCTTCTTCACTTCTATAATTCTATTCTTCACATTCAAACCCACAGGCACAGGAAATATAGCCCTGAACAGGCTTGAAATGATAGTATAGTGAATGGTAATAAAGTGcatctttttagttttattattgtatttaattttacattgCATATAGTATTCTGTTGCCTTATATCATGCCTTACATCCCCTTATTTAGATAACCAGTTATTAGAGTAATTGTATATGGGTGatgaattgtaaaataaaaatcccaaaCCTTTGTACTCATAAATTGTAGGGTAAACTCTAGTAGGCAATTGGATGAAGCAATTTCTCTCTGTAGAAGTGCCcataatgtacattgtatgGACACCTGACTATCATAGCCATCAAGCATTGTGTTAGTTCAGGCAAGCCATGTAGTAAGCCACATCAGCTGCTAATCAGCTGTCTATGAGGCGCGCCAATCCGGCATGACTCCCTTAATTTCCCCTCCTTTAAATCCTCGCAATCCTGTGCAATTCCACACCCTCCTCCGTCCCCGACTCCTCCGCCAGAACCCGTCGCCAGTGCTGATTAAATTCTTCACGTTTTCCTTCTCTCcccacccccttttttttcattcatatatttaaattaaaaaaaaaaaactaaaaaaaaaaaaaaacaaaaacaaaaaaaaaaactttaacaaGCTATGCGCACCTCGCGcaattctggttctgattctgagcTGTAACGGGGGTCTATTCATTCCCCAGCGCTGCCTCCCTACCCCGTCCATGCAGGCGCGCGGACAGGGGCGTGGGAAAATTCTCCCAGAACATAACCAtcccgccaacactaactgtatgcccGCAATAACCTTCATTTACAAAGTGGACTTGACTGAAATATGTTCTTTtcaacatcccattccagatttagttccCTGTTAGTGTTATAACTTCCACTCCTGTAGGAACGCATTCCACTAGCTTTTACAGTGGGTTTGTGGGGACTTAGCCTTTACTGCAGTAGAGAGGTCAGGAATTGATGTCAGATGAGGCACATAACTGGCAAAAGAATTTGTCCCAAAGGTGTTATGTGGGCTTAAGGTCAGGCCTCTGTACAAACTATGAATTTGTGGAcatcactttgtgcacagggaaaCGGGCTTAGGCCAGGCCCTGTACtttcagtgaagggaaatgCTACATACAACAACATTCTATACATTTCTGTACTTCCACTTTTGTGGCAAAATGGGAGGAAAGCCCACATATGGGTGTAACAGctaggtgtccacatacttttggccatattaTGTATAGGTTTTTAGTGTGGTTCTTTGTGTCTTTAGCTGGCTGTCTGCTCTGGAGAGCACTAAGTGGCTGCAGCACTTGTCTCTTCTTCTGAAGGCCGCTCTGTTAGTGGTGAACGCTGTGGATCGTGACCACAGACCCGTGTTGGTGCATTGCTCAGACGGCTGGGATCGTACACCACAGATAGTGGCACTGTCCAAACTCCTGTTGGATCCTTACTATCGCACAATAGAGGTGAGCTTAGTCATTCCTAGAAGAAGAAAGGGACACATTGTTGTAGATGTGCATTTTTTAAGTTATCTTGAAGGGGGTCTTGTAAATCTTAAATCATAggtaaaatattgttttaaatcCTGACTTTCCAGGATTTTacttaaaagataaaaataaaattttagtaCGTTCATTTTAGCAGTATCCTTTGTGGCTGACTCCTTTCAAATAGGATATGCAATGGTCATATGCCTTTTGCctaaatatttattcagataACCAAAGAGTTAACAAATTGTTAATCTTATTTTGGGGCAACACTTTGTCTTATTGTATATTCAATTAATGGACATTAGTTCAGCAAGTTCTGTTTGCCTTTAGAAAATCACTCAGTGAAATTGGTATGAAATCTTTGTGTTCATGATATTTTCTCACTTCTTATTTTTGGTGTCACCAGACTTGTTACAGACTGAATGTTATCATATTACTTATGGTTGACGTGCAAATCAGACACCTAATTCTATATAGTAGTCTAAAATCTCaccatgtaatttttttatgctGCCACACATAGTTTAAATAGACAGATCATAAGGGGATTGAGTGTGTTCTTGAAATGGCTCTATTTGCAAACggcatacagtatgttgcaACAAATATTGTTAGATTGTTTTCTTTGTATGGTGAAAGACTAATATACTTGATGCAAACATGTTTGTTAACATCAAAAAATGCTACAAAATGAGTTGTATGTAGTATCATTGCTTTAAAAACATCTGACTTCTGAATACATAGGGTTTTCAAGTCTTGGTAGAGATGGAATGGCTTGACTTTGGTCATAAGTTTGCTGACCGCTGCGGACATGGAGAGAATGCAGAGGATCTGAATGAGCGATGTCCAGTGTTCCTGCAATGGCTGGACTGTGTGCACCAGCTCCAGAGACAGTTCCCCTGCTCATTTGAGTTCAATGAGGCCTTTTTGGTAATTTTCATGCTGTCAGTAATTACAAATTTAGTTagactgaatgaaaaaaataaattcatttgttGCCAGGCAGCAGTCACTCTgttccatttaaatgaattatagGTCTGCCTCTCAGTTCACACACTTCACAGACAGAAGTctctttaaattgaattgaatgttaaATTGAATGCGATATgctaaaatgttttgtgtgggtgtgttttagGTGAAGCTGGTGCAGCACACATACTCGTGTTTGTTTGGCACGTTCCTGTGTAACAgtaagaaggaaagagaagaccAACACATCCAAGAGAGAACTTGTTCTGTGTGGTCTCTGCTACACCCAGCTAACTGCTCCTTCAAAAACATGCTCTATTCATCACAGTCAGAGATGGTGTGTCCTTACAGCCCTTTCTTAGCACTCATTTTGTCCCTAAAGTATCCTTATGTATCAGTCATGATCATTTGTAATTCATTTAAtcaatgtttttaaattcactTCATTCTCTCGACCTTTCATTTGGTTTGTGATCTTGTAAGAATGTTCTTAATTAATCCTATTTCCTGccatcttttttttactgtctgaTTTCATAAGGTTTTGTATCCTGTGTACCATGTGCGTAACCTGATGCTGTGGAGTGCAGTTTACCTGCCTAGCTCATCTCCCACAACACCCTACAATGAATCATGTGTTTCCTACCATCTGTCTGGTGCCAACCCTGAAGACCAGCCTCTAGTCAGGTGAGCCCAGAAGccaccaagtcaagtcaaatcaagaagcttttattgtcatttcaaccatatatagctgttgcagtacacagtgaaatgagatgtttctccagaccatggtgctacataaaacaaagacagagctaaggacttagtaagtaatcctagccacataaagtacatctgtgacaagacaaaaagacagtgcaggacaaaagacaatacacaaaagacaataaacaaaaacagcgcTGACAAGTGTAAATATATCCAGAAtaactggaatgaacacagtattatagcagcagttacatgaggtattgtagtgtattgtgcaaaacagcattcaactgaaatgtgagacaacatgtgcaaagagcaaaaacagtgtgcacaacagcatgtaaacaatttgataaatgtatattggaagagtgtgtatttggtgtaggtctgtgcagttcatacagttgatgtgcatgtgtgtgttgtgctcagtaaagttattaaggagtctgatggcttgtggaaagaaactgttacacagtcatGCGGGCCCGAAAGCTTCGGTACATTTTTCCAGAGGGCAGgaggatgaagagtgtgtgtgaggggtgtgtggagtcatccacaatgctgttggcttgaTGGATGCAgcatgttgtgtaaatgtccactatagagggaagagagactccaatgatcttttcagctgtcctcactatctgctgcagggacTTGTGATCCGATATGGTGCATTTTCCAAACCAGACAGTAGCTGAGCCATTTATGAAATCATGCAAGTTTCCTGAACAGTTTGATTTGCCTTATTAcaacacaccttcagaggtaTTAAGAAGTCCATGCATGGGTCAGGGCTGTTGTGGCTGCTCAAGGGGGTGCTACAATATATTAAGCAGGTGTTTTTAATATCATGGCTTGATcctgtgtatgtatattatatttataggcttcaatttcttaattttttcttAGCAAAATAGAAAGATGGAAATTACTCTACTGCTATATTGTTGGACATCATTGCTTTGTTTAATGCAATGATGTCACAATGTGTAATCACTAGGTGCAAGCCATTTGAACAAAATTTTTTTGTGTTCCATGAACAGGCATCCCAAAACCCGATCTTTTGATAACTTGCCCAGTGCATGTGAAGCTGGAAATTCTCTGCTGTTTAACAGACGTTCCAGCGACACCAGTCTGAATGAGAAGTGGCAAGAGCATTGCAGATCACTGGAACGCAACATAAAGACAGGACCTGATGGCACCATGCTGCAGGACACAGAGGAATGGCCGAATGGCCAGTTGGTGGCTGGACTTAATATAGCTACATTGGATAGGGGGACAGAGAAGTCTTCTCAAGATGTCAACTGTATAAGGTTGCCATTAGGGGAGGGAGTGGAGGCTGAGCTTTCAGTGGACATGGCAATGGGACAGATAGAAAATGTTTTGCAAGAGGCTGCTGCAGACAGCCTCAGAGATGCTAAAGCAGAGCATGTTAACAATCATGTTATTTCCAGTGATACTGAGAATCAATACATCACTGATACTGATTTGACTGTGGTTGAGAAAAATGGTGTTTCCAGTGGCTTTGAGGTGCCTAAAGGTGATTATGCTGAAGATGACAATGTTGAAAGTCCAAATGAGACAAAattcagtgatgttcagtgtcAACCTTCTGAGGTGATTGAGAAATCATGTGATTCCGTGGTTCAGTCACTTCATGCCTTAGATAAAGCCACTGAGAACAAGGAATCAGTCCAGATCCTGGAAGATGTTTTAAACGAATGCACAGCAAATGAGGCCCGAAATCTTCATAGCAGTTTTAGTCTTACTTGCGCTCTACCCACTGACATCAACAATTTCAGAAATGGCTATGGAGAAGAGTTTAATAACGAGCAACAAGTTCTCTGTCCGGTTCCAGAAACTACCAGGCCTGTTACAGAGGTGGCTGAgaaatttctttctgtcttggAAAGCTCTACAGAAACCCTCACTGAAGATTTGGGCATCCAATCAGACTCTCTTGTACCCATTTCTGCACAGCCTAAAACCGAACCCACATGCCCAGAGTCAGATATTGAGCCAGAAAGTACTTCCAGAATGCTAAATGGAACCAGCAAGCACCCATCCCTCGGTGGCCTAcctctttctttcacttctgCTAAACGCCTCCACTCCATGTGTAATGGTGATACCTCTGAACCCATCAGCAGCTCCTCTGCTCAAGGCTGCATGCATTCAGGCCCCAGCCATCTTGATGATGATGGCCTCACCCTGCACACAGATGTCATGCAGCAGCGCCTGTGCCAGATAGAGGCTGGTCACCAGCTTGAAGTTGAGACACTCAAAAGGCAGGTGCAAGAGCTGTGGAGCCAGCTGCAGAGCCGGCATCCCACCACAACCCAGCGCTGCCTCAGTGGTGACCTAGGAGATGAAAtggtgagcttttttttttaaatcaaattaagGGGATTATCCTGAAGGTTTATTCTGGTTCAAGCTGGATTCAGGTATCACATATATTGTAGTGCCATTGTGCTATTTATTTTGCAAAGACCAAGTTGTTCTTTGCTCATTTCTTTACCATTttcacttctcttttctttgttaGACCTCATTTGCAGATTCTGACATTAACCTGGACCCAaactgtctgtcacactgcaGCACAGAACTCTTCTCAGAGATCAACTGGGAGCAAGTGGACCGACAAGACACTGAGGCAGTAGACTTTATGATGAATTTTTGTGCTGTATTTCAATATTTCTGTAGAAGCTTAAAAAGGTTAGAATTGTTGTGCTTAGCTAAACAATCATTTCAGTAAAATGCCAGATTTTTGGAGAAAACAGATATTTTTGGAGGAAATTAATATTCCTTGtttctgtaaatgtgtttgaaaaactgtttaatttagactacatttagtcttttttttgtatgtaccTTCTGACTAGTAATTATGGTCAGTTACAAATTGTGGTGTGAAATGAGAACTCATTGAGAACATATGGGTACAGCAATCAACGAAAATTACAGTTTGtgataaaattattttgtaGAATTATTTGATAATAAATAGAAGTGTGTGATTTCACTTGCTATCTTAAATTATCTACTTATTCTTGCATTACCtataacaatgaaataaaaaaaaaacatgcaaaaaatacaTGATAATAATTTTGCAGATGACCCGGTGGTATCCTGATCATCTGGCTGCACAGTGTTATGGCTGTGAGAGAGGATTTTGGCTGGTCACTAGGAAGCACCATTGCAGGTATACATAAGCTTAAGATTTCCACTGTCCTGGGTGTGTAAGATGTTCTCAGGTTAATCTTtatgtgcagtttttattttagcagAGTCAACTGATTTAACCTCATTTTATCCATAAGATGTCAAATTGCCTTAGTTATGGTTTATCGGCAGGCAAATATATTCAGGAAGAAGCTAAAATGAAACCTGAGTTTATCAGTTAGTCATTCATTCTGCACTCAGTGTGTACTTCAGTGTAATCACAGCTGAATAAAACACCCCACctcttaaataaaaacaaaacatgtaaaCTATGTTGTAAAGTTACTGCAATATGTAAAAAATAGCTGCAGTGACTACATGTAATGTTTATTGGCTACAAAGCAAAATTCCACTGAACAAGTTACTGGAAGTTTCTGCAAATTTTGATTACGAGAGAATTTATGGTTTTTGATCCCCAAAAAGATTGCAACAACTAAAATGCCTTTTAGCAATTCCTCATTTTCCCtcttttcctataacagaaaCAAGGAGTGTATGGAGGTGGcctggtgagaaaaaaaagatacccactctctctccctctcattacCTCTTTACTGTCCTTTTAATCTCATGACATTTAAGAGTGAAAATGCCCTTTCTGTCACTCTGAAAGCTGAAGCTGAGCATTGGAATTCTTGCACATAAATTTCAGCAGGGAATTGCTTTAGAGATTAGGATGTCTGCAGTTCTCTTCTTTTCACTTACATTTCACTTACATTTCAAAAAGTAGATTAAGTAATGGaactttttgaacatttttgggTTTGTGTTGTATAGAATTCCCCAAAAAAGATATTAACAGACATCTGATGAATCAAATGATATAGCTGGAATTACAACTTGATTAGAAAATcagtataaaatgaaaaagtttctAATATCACACGAGTCATTTAGCCCATAAATTTACTGTTGTTTAATTACTTGTAGTCCCAAACAAGACAATGGAGAGGTCTGAAAGTACatgttgtgtgtactgtgtggaGACTGCATGTATATTTGTTTTGATATTTGGAGTAGGTGGATATTTGTGATTGGTTTTTAATGAGTGAACTTACACTCACAGAGATTTGAGAGCTGTTTTTGCACCGTCTCCTCCTTGATAAAGATTAAATAACCTAAAATATGTTTATGGTAAatttgcatgtggtgaactacGTTCCCCTCTGAAATTACTGAAACAGCAAGGCCGATTCTTTgttttacactgaaaaaaaaaacatttggattTGACAggaaaagatgaatatgagacgATACATCAGCTTTCAACTGAGAAATGAGATTtatacggaagcgtattgcattcacttgagtaaaaaaaatctctgtttttctgaattaacgacttaattatctcagaattatgagaatttttcaggaaaaaagattttttttgctctgtttttctgaatcaacgacttaattatctcagaattatgagaatttttcaggaaaaaaatttttttgctctgtttttctgagttaacgacttaattatctcaaaattatgagaatttttcaggaaaaatattttttgctctgtttttctgaattaacgactcaattatctcaaaattatgagataatttttcaggaaaaaaaaatttttgctctgtttttctgaattacaTCAATTacaacgctgatgctgggtaatatctcttcacattaccgctttactaaaaaaccaacaaacaacttaactacttcttaattgagacaaatggatatatatatatatatctttcaaaaaccatcattctgtatgatttatatgctgcttccctcatggagc
The genomic region above belongs to Tachysurus vachellii isolate PV-2020 chromosome 11, HZAU_Pvac_v1, whole genome shotgun sequence and contains:
- the mtmr3 gene encoding myotubularin-related protein 3 isoform X2, which produces MNLQTDTRLNLPVQLLFILFCAFLEEGNIRDSQKVPFPELHGEFTKYVGRAEDAVIAMSSYRLHVKFKESIVNVPLQLLEIVECRDMFQLHITCKDCKVIRCKFSTFEQCQKWLKRLSLVTQPPSHLEELFSFAFHAWCMDSYSSEKEQPCRPGDHVIFQFHSEVKRMGFDTQNVWRISEINDNYKLCSSYPQLVVVPAWITDKELENVAAFRSWKRFPAVVYRHQSTGTVIARCSQPEVSWWGWRNADDEHLIQSIARACFMDSSSTKTFRNRSYFYDYQNEPGLSDVEFNSSMTNGSEVDSLAIQPHKLLILDARSYAAAVANRAKGGGCECPEYYPNCEVLFMGMANIHTIRKSFQSLRFLCAQMPDPANWLSALESTKWLQHLSLLLKAALLVVNAVDRDHRPVLVHCSDGWDRTPQIVALSKLLLDPYYRTIEGFQVLVEMEWLDFGHKFADRCGHGENAEDLNERCPVFLQWLDCVHQLQRQFPCSFEFNEAFLVKLVQHTYSCLFGTFLCNSKKEREDQHIQERTCSVWSLLHPANCSFKNMLYSSQSEMVLYPVYHVRNLMLWSAVYLPSSSPTTPYNESCVSYHLSGANPEDQPLVRHPKTRSFDNLPSACEAGNSLLFNRRSSDTSLNEKWQEHCRSLERNIKTGPDGTMLQDTEEWPNGQLVAGLNIATLDRGTEKSSQDVNCIRLPLGEGVEAELSVDMAMGQIENVLQEAAADSLRDAKAEHVNNHVISSDTENQYITDTDLTVVEKNGVSSGFEVPKGDYAEDDNVESPNETKFSDVQCQPSEVIEKSCDSVVQSLHALDKATENKESVQILEDVLNECTANEARNLHSSFSLTCALPTDINNFRNGYGEEFNNEQQVLCPVPETTRPVTEVAEKFLSVLESSTETLTEDLGIQSDSLVPISAQPKTEPTCPESDIEPESTSRMLNGTSKHPSLGGLPLSFTSAKRLHSMCNGDTSEPISSSSAQGCMHSGPSHLDDDGLTLHTDVMQQRLCQIEAGHQLEVETLKRQVQELWSQLQSRHPTTTQRCLSGDLGDEMTSFADSDINLDPNCLSHCSTELFSEINWEQVDRQDTEAVDFMMNFCAVFQYFCRSLKR